One Brassica napus cultivar Da-Ae chromosome C2, Da-Ae, whole genome shotgun sequence DNA window includes the following coding sequences:
- the LOC106404976 gene encoding probable methyltransferase PMT26: MAQPRYTRIDNTRRPASSYCSTVTIVVFVALCLVGIWMMTSSSLGPDQSVDVVPLDNKDGIKNQMTPPEDAAGETPKEEKKGDGDESSSKEEKTKEESTSSGETKSETEGLKDNPEEENPDSNEKQTKPETEDNESGEDGENQKKFEADGIEKKSSDDETGNEGAETKPEKENSKTNVEQESQPKNETSGGAQLELVNETIAQNGSFSTQATESKKEKEAQKSSGDQIDFKWKVCNTTAGPDYIPCLDNVQAIRSLKSTKHYEHRERHCPDSPPTCLVPLPEGYKRPIEWPKSREKIWYTNVPHTKLAEYKGHQNWVKVTGEYLTFPGGGTQFKHGALHYIDFIQESVSDIAWGKRSRVVLDVGCGVASFGGFLFDRDVITMSLAPKDEHEAQVQFALERGIPAISAVMGTTRLPFPGRVFDIVHCARCRVPWHIEGGKLLLELNRVLRPGGFFVWSATPVYQKKTEDVGIWKAMSELTKKMCWELISINKDKINGIGVATYKKPTSNECYTSRSEQNPPICAESDDPNASWKVPLQACMHTAPEDKTQRGSQWPEQWPARLDKPPYWLSSSQTGVYGKAAPEDFSADYEHWKRVVTKSYLKGLGINWGTVRNVMDMKAVYGGFAAALREMKVWVMNVVPIDSPDTLAIIYERGLFGIYHDWCESFSTYPRSYDLLHADHLFSKLKQRCNLTAVVAEVDRVLRPEGKLIVRDDAETIQEVEAIVKAMKWEVRMTYSKEKEGLLSVQKSIWRPEEVETLTYAIAT, encoded by the exons ATGGCACAGCCAAGGTACACTAGGATAGACAACACCAGGAGGCCGGCGTCGAGCTATTGCTCTACGGTGACTATAGTTGTGTTCGTGGCGCTATGCTTAGTCGGGATTTGGATGATGACGTCATCCTCTCTTGGACCAGATCAGAGTGTTGATGTGGTTCCTCTTGACAACAAAGATGGGATCAAGAACCAGATGACCCCTCCTGAAGACGCAGCTGGTGAAACACCCAAGGAGGAGAAAAAAGGAGATGGTGATGAGAGCTCAAGCAAGGAAGAGAAGACTAAAGAAGAGTCTACTTCATCTGGTGAGACGAAAAGTGAGACTGAAGGTTTGAAAGACAACCCGGAAGAAGAGAATCCTGACTCTAATGAAAAGCAAACTAAGCCGGAGACGGAGGATAATGAGTCCGGTGAGGATGGTGAGAACCAAAAGAAGTTCGAGGCTGATGGAATTGAGAAAAAGTCCAGTGACGATGAGACAGGCAATGAAGGTGCTGAAACAAAGCCTGAGAAAGAAAACTCCAAGACAAATGTGGAGCAAGAGAGTCAACCTAAAAACGAGACCTCAGGTGGGGCACAGTTAGAGCTAGTGAATGAAACTATTGCGCAAAACGGTTCGTTTTCAACTCAGGCCACAGAATCCAAAAAGGAGAAAGAAGCTCAGAAGAGTTCTGGTGATCAAATTGATTTCAAATGGAAGGTCTGCAATACAACCGCCGGGCCGGATTACATCCCCTGTCTTGATAATGTGCAAGCCATTAGGAGTCTTAAGAGTACTAAACATTATGAGCATCGTGAGAGGCATTGCCCAGACAGCCCACCCACCTGTCTCGTTCCTTTGCCTGAAGGATATAAGCGGCCAATTGAGTGGCCGAAAAGTCGAGAAAAA ATCTGGTACACCAACGTCCCTCATACCAAGCTTGCTGAGTATAAAGGGCATCAAAATTGGGTTAAAGTGACCGGTGAGTATCTAACATTTCCCGGAGGAGGAACCCAATTCAAGCATGGTGCTCTTCATTACATCGATTTCATACAGGAG TCTGTCTCTGATATCGCTTGGGGTAAACGCTCGCGTGTGGTCTTGGATGTTGGGTGTGGTGTTGCAAGCTTTGGAGGTTTCCTCTTCGACAGAGACGTGATCACAATGTCCCTTGCACCTAAAGACGAACATGAAGCTCAAGTGCAGTTTGCTCTTGAGAGAGGCATTCCTGCTATTTCTGCAGTGATGGGCACTACGAGGCTACCTTTCCCTGGCAGAGTTTTCGACATTGTTCACTGTGCTCGCTGTAGAGTGCCATGGCACATAGAAG GTGGAAAACTCCTTCTGGAGCTTAACCGTGTATTGAGACCCGGAGGCTTCTTTGTGTGGTCTGCTACTCCTGTTTATCAGAAGAAGACAGAAGATGTTGGAATCTGGAAAG CTATGAGTGAACTCACTAAGAAAATGTGTTGGGAACTCATATCTATTAACAAGGACAAGATCAACGGAATCGGTGTAGCTACTTACAAAAAGCCTACTTCAAATGAATGCTACACAAGCAGATCAGAACAAAATCCTCCAATTTGTGCCGAATCTGATGACCCAAATGCATCTTG GAAAGTCCCACTTCAAGCATGCATGCACACAGCACCAGAAGACAAAACGCAGCGTGGATCTCAGTGGCCGGAGCAATGGCCAGCGAGATTAGATAAACCACCGTACTGGTTATCGAGTTCGCAGACCGGAGTTTATGGAAAAGCGGCACCAGAGGATTTCAGCGCTGATTATGAGCACTGGAAACGAGTAGTGACCAAATCATACCTTAAAGGCTTAGGAATCAACTGGGGAACTGTTAGAAATGTCATGGACATGAAAGCCGTTTATGGAgg ATTTGCAGCGGCTCTAAGAGAAATGAAAGTGTGGGTGATGAACGTGGTTCCAATAGATTCACCAGACACGTTAGCAATAATCTATGAGCGAGGACTGTTTGGTATCTACCACGATTGGTGTGAATCTTTCAGTACTTACCCGAGATCATATGATCTTCTTCACGCCGATCATCTTTTCTCCAAACTCAAACAAAG GTGCAATCTGACGGCGGTTGTTGCGGAGGTGGATAGGGTACTGAGACCGGAAGGGAAGCTGATAGTGAGGGACGACGCGGAGACGATACAAGAGGTGGAAGCGATAGTGAAAGCGATGAAATGGGAAGTGCGTATGACTTACTCGAAGGAAAAAGAAGGTTTGCTTTCTGTTCAAAAGTCAATTTGGCGACCCGAAGAGGTAGAGACTCTCACTTACGCTATCGCCActtga
- the LOC106405040 gene encoding photosystem I reaction center subunit N, chloroplastic-like produces MAAMNSSVLTCSYAISGASSSELNQKVGLVNSSVGFGQKKQTVPVIKAAQRVGGGDDVNGRRSAMMFLAATLFSTAAVSASANASVFDEYLEKSKANKELNDKKRLATSGANFARAFTVQFGSCKFPENFTGCQDLAKQKKVLFISEDLALECEGKDKFKCGSNVFWKW; encoded by the exons ATGGCGGCCATGAACTCGAGTGTTCTCACCTGCAGCTACGCAATCTCTGGTGCTAGCTCATCAGAGCTAAACCAAAAAGTGGGTTTGGTGAATTCATCGGTTGGGTTTGGCCAGAAGAAACAGACTGTTCCTGTGATCAAAGCAGCTCAACGAGttggtggtggtgatgatgtTAATGGAAGAAGATCCGCCATGATGTTCTTAGCTGCTACACTCTTCTCCACCGCTGCTGTCTCTGCTTCTGCTAATGCTAGCGTCTTCGATGAATACCTCGAGAAGAGCAAAGCCAACAAA GAACTGAATGATAAGAAGAGATTGGCAACAAGTGGGGCAAACTTTGCGAGAGCATTCACCGTTCAGTTCGGAAGCTGCAAGTTCCCTGAGAATTTCACAGGATGTCAAGATCTTGCCAAGCAAAAG AAGGTACTATTTATCTCAGAAGATTTGGCGTTGGAATGCGAAGGCAAAGACAAGTTCAAGTGTGGTTCCAATGTTTTCTGGAAATGGTGA